A window of Mucilaginibacter paludis DSM 18603 contains these coding sequences:
- a CDS encoding DUF4231 domain-containing protein yields MDDASTQADNKPWYFLPERGFSSMTPEQYIKERITQFRHWYDVKASKAKRRFMVMRSITVVGGAIVPVLINLSDSPIIKYLNSFISLLVVILVSLESVYHYREQWKNYRSTEQLLAKEYYNFVTGEGAYRNLQPQEAFITMVERIENAIESENASTLNVMTTLSEKKTGSDQLDNPNKIKNPPKT; encoded by the coding sequence ATGGACGACGCATCAACCCAAGCAGATAACAAACCATGGTATTTTTTACCTGAAAGAGGTTTCTCCTCAATGACGCCGGAACAATATATAAAAGAGAGAATAACTCAATTCCGGCACTGGTATGATGTTAAAGCCTCAAAAGCCAAAAGACGGTTTATGGTGATGCGATCAATTACAGTCGTTGGCGGTGCTATCGTTCCAGTGCTAATTAATTTATCAGATAGTCCAATAATTAAATATTTGAACTCATTCATAAGTTTATTGGTAGTGATATTGGTTTCTCTTGAAAGTGTTTATCATTATCGGGAACAATGGAAAAATTATCGCTCTACAGAACAGCTACTTGCGAAGGAATACTATAATTTTGTGACAGGAGAAGGTGCATATAGAAACTTACAACCTCAAGAAGCTTTCATAACCATGGTCGAAAGAATTGAAAATGCAATCGAGTCTGAAAACGCATCAACTTTAAATGTCATGACAACTTTATCTGAGAAGAAAACAGGATCTGATCAATTAGATAATCCGAATAAAATTAAAAATCCCCCCAAAACTTAA